gttttattctacttacactaatgttcaaaagtaaatatatatatatatatatatatatatatatatatatatatatatatatatatatatatttatatatatatttatatacagatttctattacaaatgtttttttactgTCTATTCTGACTTAAATAGGGCTAATTGCCTAAATTAGCTATAATGTTAACTATAAATTCAGAAACACATctactgaaaaataatatttatgcttTCAAGGCATAAAAACATTACAACTAtacgataaaaaaaaatgtttagtgacCGTGCAGCAGTTCCATGTCTTGTTAAAGCATGCATATTTAAAGGTATTACTAAGAGAAAATATACAAACAAGCTTAGACTGAGTGCtatgaattaaatttaaagaaataaatcatccTTGTCTGAATCTCAAAGAAACATTAGCAATTTACATTATTGTTGCATTATGAAGAATTCTGTGGCATGAAAACAGAAGGAGCAGTTGAaagaatgacagagagagagacaagacaAGACATGCTCAAACATCTTCCATCAAACATCAGTCAAATATCATCTCTGTGTCCCCGGTGACGGTTAACAGCCCCTGCGAAAAGGGTGAAATATATCCACATCATGTTTTGTCCGTCAAAGAAAACAAAGCAGTCCTCCCTAGTGTGTCCTCGCTCATTTCAAGCTATAAATACATACTAAAATTCATTCCATTAACATTCACAGGGACTCCTCTGGGTTCAAGCGTATTCATTGTCTCGTGCTAGCGATAGACAACCGGTGACGGAGACCttcaataataatgacaaaattgtctGCACAACAAAGCATCTATTTGAAGCCGTGTGAGGCTGGGAGGAGCTCCTTTAATTAACAAAGCCGGAGATAATGACTGCATGACTGGCAGTGACAatttgaatatgcatttgaaatatCAGGTTATTGTGAATGCTTATCAATGGAAAACAAGGTCTTAACACAGCACAAACAAAGCCGGCTGCTACTGATGATTAGGTTAAATAAAGCAGAGCCTCTACTGAAGTGATGACTTTTTCAGATTCGAAGGAGAGATAACTTCACTCAGCAACCTCAGAGGCACAGGCATCCCGAATCGTATTGAACTTTATGAAATTTGCAGATGTAGTGATCAAATAGCTGGAGGTGCGCCTTAACTGAGGTACAAAAGCGGAAGAAAGGGAGTCGCTCCCATAACCTCAAAGAGCATAATCTCCAGGAGTATTAAGCATACTTGAGTGAACATCACAAATCATATTATGCAAATGTTCCGCTCAAGTGGGGCCCTCTTAAATCTCCAAGATTTTGATCTGAGGAGCACACGAGCATCTCCGCACACACATATGTGCACTTGTGATAAACGCAGGGATACGTGCCTGTAAGGCCACTCAATGATCTGAATTTCATGATATTATCCATTCTCATCTGTTTGACACTCCAAATCTATCATTAAATTCATTCAATCTATATCACTGAACTATCATTAAAAAGTCTCCGAACTACAGAACTACAGTTTATCTGAGGGTGTTATTATAATAGATATAGTTAGTTATTAGTATAAATTACTTCCATTTTGATGCTATCAGCAAAATGTGTTGATAATGGTTCCAACATGTCACCTAAACAGACTTTCTCCTATGTAATGTACAATTGTACGTTGTTCACTACACAAAACTGTCATATAAACCATTAAATAAACAGGTGACAGTCATTTAGAATCTGACAAATTACTGTAAACTATATACTGGCTTCTGATTGAGTGACTGATTCAAACCTTTGATTTGCAAGCAAATTCGAAGCTGTGAACTCTTTTGACTGAATCATCGAAGACAATCATTGGATTTAGGAGTAATTTGTTTGTGGCTTTTTCACCAAATATGCTCTTCGTGATGATATTTTAAGAGTGCCACATTAAGCAACTAGGTATAAATTATTGtctcttttattttatgttatgcaaAGTAAGCACTTGGCTTTTAAAATGCAaccaaatataatattaaataataaacattttaaaaaaagtattaacttGATTATCCAAATTTTGTCAATTAAACACCATTTTAATCTCCACCGGGAAAATATCGACAACACTCTCCTCCTCACAAACTGACATTTAGTAGAGTTAAACAtcattctcataaaaaaaaataagaactgaCCTTTTAAAAAACAAGTGTGAGATAATAATCATAAGGCAACGGTACAGGAGGGAAGGACTGCCCCTCGTTTGCCCTCGGCAGCAATCTTAGTGGATATCAAAATGTggaattaccgtatttttcggactataagtcgcacctgagtataagtcgcatcagtccaaaaatacgtcatgatgaagaaaaaaacatatataagtcgcactggactataagttgcatttatttagacccaagaaccagaagggaaaacattaccgtgtacagccgcgagagggggctctatgtcttcagtgtagactacaggagcactgagcaacatagagcgccctctcgtggctggagacggtaatgttttctattggttcatttctctcggttcatgtcaaattaattttgataaattagtCACACCTAacaataagtcgcaggaccaaccaaactatgaaaaaaagtgcgactatagtccagaaaatacggtaattgtcTAAAAATAAACTTTAGTAGACCGACACCTGTTTCCGGGAAGAAATTGCACTCTTCGGGCGTCCTTGACGCCCTGCTTTTCCGGCGTCCGCTGGTTCTTTGCAGCTCCTCCTGAGTGTGGGGGCAGTTATGGTACCCGAGTCTGGTGGGTGGGGCAGAGGATTCAGGTAAAGGATTCGAGCGATGAGACCGTAAAGGGCGATGGCTAGAAGCAGTGGGATCACATAGAAGATGGCAAAGTCGATCAGGTAGATGGGCAGGTAGAGGTCTCGAGAGACGCGGTAGCCGCACTGCACACGACCATCAGGGTTCACCTGGATGTCCACCAGGAACAGCCAGAGCATACAGTAAACACAGGTGAAAGCCCACACCCCGGCAATGATGCGTTTCGCTCGGGATACCGTACAGACAGTTTGAGCCCTCATTGGGTGACATATGGCAATGTATCTGTGGAATCGAgagaaaatattaatgtttattatataatgaaataaatttaacCCAGCATTTCTCAATTAAGGACAGAACGAAGACAATAAGcgtaacattttaatgaaaataaaggattatatatttttttccagtaatatttttgaaaggaattcatttttttaaaaggatTTCATGGTACTAGACAAACTCACCTCTAAATTAcacacctttatttctatagaaataataatacaaatatcgggaccaaacatttaatgctattttcaaataatacaaaatagagCCAAGTTATTTAAAATCCTACCCAAGGCAGAATGGTCGGTCTCGTgggagaaataaaaaataaacataattttatggTATAATCACTGCCTTTGTAGGTTCTAAATATAAAAAGCTGTGTATTCCCTAGTTGCTTGTAAGTGTCAAGTTCCCTCACTCTAGTGAAGTTCAACCCTGCAATTTCCCCCACTTGAAAGGGTATGCTTGCTCTTGAAGGTTTGGACTGGATTTTACTCAATGACCAGGAAtcaattctttcttttctttcttttatttgaatgttGCCATGGCCAAAAGCAGGTAAAAAAACCGACTCCTTCCTTGTTCAAACAAGCTTTAGTCCTGCAATATCACTTTTCAGGCCCAGTTTCTCCACACATCTTGCCAACCTGCTTTCTATCCTGTGAGTGACTGTGATTCCCTTAAAATCACTAGATCCTTCCCACCTGGTGACTAATTAACTATCTGCGGCTGGGTGCCACACCTAGCACCAAAACCACCCGGGCAGAAAGGGTGTGGTCTGTAGCTCAGCTCAACACCTCCCACTCGATCTTCCCACGGAAACCGCTGGAAAGATCGCACACAGTAAACTAGTAGTCAGAGATGTCCTCCTGGGCTCCCTGCCTGCTCCTCCACTGGCAGTAGGACCACCAACCGCCGGACATCCCGGTGAAGAATTGTGGACTGAAGGTCCCTCCGAATGCTGGAGATATGATGCTTGGATGTAGGATATTTGGATGCTGATGTTACAGGCCTCACCTCCGGAATACAGGAGCTTGCCACAACTCTAATATTCACATCCCGTACAATGTTTCTAGAATCAGGATTTACACTGATGACTCTTCCAAGCTTAAAGTGGCCCCTCAAAGCATTCTGATCACAGAGCCAGACAATATCTCCAATTGCGACATTCCTCTGTGCAGTGTGCCACTTGCTCCTCACGAAAAGATTAGGACCAGCAAGTTGGCTCCAGAATCTCCAGAATTTGTTGACCTGATGCTGCATTTCCTGAAGTCTCTTATAGGGATAGCTTGCAAAGTCAAATGTTTTCCAGTCACCACTTGATGATGCTCGTCCCAGCAGAAGTGTATTTGGCGTGACGTACTGCACTGTATCTTCAAGGCTCTGCACCCTGGCATCAATGGGCCGCTCATTTGCCAGATTAGCGGCAAGCTGAAGAGTCGTCTGAAGCTCGCTGAAACAGAGCCCTGACTCTCTTCCCAGACTCTGGAACGCCTTCTTCACAATCCGAACAGCTGCTTCCGCAGAGCCATTCCGATGAGGTGAATCAGCTGGCAGAATTTTCCAATGCCAGTCAGTTCCATTTTGAGCTGAAGTATCCTCCACAGCAGACCTATCCAGGCTGTCCAGGAACTGATACAACTCCTTCAGAACAGACTTGGCACCAACAAAATTAGTCCCTGGATCAGACCATATCGTCTTAGGGTGGCCTCTAATTGCGGTGAACCTCTGATAAGCCATCAGGAAGCTTTCAGTTGACATTGTGTTGGTGAGCTCCGTATGTATTGCTCTGCTGACCATACAGCAAAATACAACTCCCCAGACTTTCATTTTTACTCTTTTCCTAACATCATCTTTGACCTGATAGGGTCCAAACAGGTCAACGGCTGTGAACTCAAATGGAGATGCTGGCCTGGTTCTCTCTTGAGGCAGATCACCCATAACTTGCTGACATCTTCTCACTCTGGCTTTCTTGCAGACCACACAATTTTCAATGACTTTTCGAGCAATTATTCGTCCCTTGATGACCCATGCTCTCTTTCTCACCTTCAATAGAGTGGCAGCCACACCCTCGTGACCCTTGCTATGAGCTTCCTGAACAAGCAATGTTGAGACCCAGGCGCTGCAAGGTAAAAGAGGGACACTAACTTGGTCTTCATTAAAGGCTTGGACTCGACCACCACAAACCAGTAACCCAGTTTCTTCCTCTTTGAAGACTACCAGCCGGTCTATTGTGGTTGCTGGAAAGGTCACCCCCTCTTGTGTGGCAAGAAACAGATCCCTTAAAGCATCTTGGCGCTCTATCGTAGTGATGACCCTGGCTGATGAGACTGCCTCCCACTTTGGAGCTCCCAGGATCTTACTTTTAGCTGCAAAGCATTTTGCTGCCCTCCAGACCCAGGCAATGGTCTTAACCAGACGAGTCAGGTTGCTGAACCGTCCTTCATCCACCAGGTTTCGGACAGCAGCCCCAGCAGGTGGCCTTCGATGCTCCAGGTTTAGTGCCTCTTTCACCTTAGCTCTTGTGAGAGCCGCAGCAAATGATTTCTTCTGCATCCTTCCAACACTCTCTCTGGCAGTTACAGATACATCCTTTGCAGACTTAATCGGCCACTCCTCAACCGGTAGACTCAGGAACTTTGGTCCTTGCTGCCATGGTGAATTTTCAGCCAACTCCTTTGGGCCAGACCCACGAGTAATGATGTCAGCGATGTTCAGGGATCCAGGAATCCACCACCAATCCTGAagttgtgtgctggtttggatttCTCCAATCCTGTTGCCAAAAAAGGTCTGAAAGCCATAGCTCTCACGTTGAATTGAACAAAGTACAGTTTGACTATCAACAAAGTGGTACCATTGCTTAACTTGAATTCGGCTATGTTGCTCAAAGTACCTCTTTAACCTGGCGGCGAATACTGCTCCACATAGCTCTGCCTTGACTGCTTCCCCCTTGTGGTCTAGGGGGGCCAGTTTAGCTTTAGACTCCACCAGCCTCACTGTTGGACCTTGATCACAGTCCCACCGCAGATACAGGACGGCACCATAGGCATGATCGCTCCCATCAGAAAAGGTAATTGCATCAGGCTCAGCTGTCACACTCACTGGTGTCAAGGCTCTAGGGAACTTGACTTTGCTCAGCTCAACGTATTCTTCAAAAAGGCTGATGGCATCTTCTCTGAGATTTTCTGATAGCGCAAGGTCCCAAGTGTCCCTGACAGTGCTGCATTTGTGTTTGGCCTCTTGAAATGCTCTCCGAACCAAAATGGCTCCTTTCTGCTTTACAGGCGTCGTCAGACCAACTGGGTCATACAGCCCAGAAACTTGGCTAAGCAACTCTCGTCGTGTCAGTGGGTCTGGCGTCTGAGATCTCACCTCTTCCTTTTGAAGGTCTTGGCCAACTctcatctttctcttcctctttgaAAAGTTTACACCAACCATAACATGAAGCTTGTCATCCTCCAGGGTGTAGCCGAGGCCAAGAGCTTTGTTGTCCTCCTCCTTGAGCTGATTTGGCAGGATTACAGTCTTTGGAGTAGCCTTCTGTTCCTGTTTTCCGAGAGAATCCCTCCTACTTTCACCAGAAAAGACCCACGGCTTCAACTTGAACCCTCCTGCTCCCAGGATCTGTTCCACATTTTCTGTGATCACTTTGAGCTGGTCCAAGTTGTTATGGGAGGTCAAGATATCGTCAACATAGCTGTCCTCCTCTAGCACCCGACGTTCTTCCTCAAGATGGCTAAACTGGGGGAGATTCGCGGTCTCTCTCATGGCGAGTTGAGCAATACAACCTGCTGGCTTGTCACCAATGTTTACTCTTGTGACTGCATATATGCCAAGCTCCTCCTCTTCAGAGTCACGCCACAGAAACCTATGCAAATGCACCTCCCGATCTTCAAGCCACACTGAATTGTACATTTTCCTTATGTCTCCCAAAGCTGCAAACTCTCCCCTCCGGAACCTGAGAAGCACAGCACGAATGGAATTTAAGACGTCGGGGCCCTTTAACAGGAGGTCATTTAGGCTCACACCTCTACACTTCTGACTACTGTTCCAGACCAGTCTCACCGGAGTTGTGACGGAGTGTGGGTTGGGTGCGATGAGGTGGCTAATGTACCACACTGGGCCAGTCCATGTCTGAAGGACATCTTTAGGCAACTTCATTGCCGCCCCACGCTCGACCATCTCGTGAACTTGAGCAGCATAGGCAGCCTTCCACTCCGGCTCCCTGGTCAGCTGCCTCTCCGTCCTGAGGAAAGTTGCCTCAACTGCACACCTATTACTTGGTAATGTGGCTGGATCTTCTACCCAGGGGTACCTGGCGTGCCAGTGAGGAGTCTCACTGTGCTCATCAGCAACTACATATGTTAGCCCATTCTTTACCACCTCCAGCTCCCTTTCTTCTGCGAGGGTCATTTCTTTGCCGCCTGGCTGGCAGTTTCCACAGCGACAACCCCCACATTTTGGGATGCAGCCAGCACCGATGCTATCCCATTTCCACCACTCGAGGAAGCTAGACGTAGTAGTCCCACAACTGAATCCCTGAAGTTGCTGGCTTTGTTGACGATTAATGGGAATCACGCAGGTGTGTTCTTCATATTTTACCGCAGCAGTTCTCATAGACCTTGCGAAATGCGTTCTCGATGTGTGGGCTGAAACAGTTACCGCCTCGAACAACTCAGGATGGGTTCCAGCAACGGTCTTTCCCATTGGTCCGTCCCACAACACAAGGTCCCCCACAGTGCGGACTTTCTGCGGAGCCAGCTGTCCTTCCTTGTGACTTACAAGGAGGTGGATCTCCCTTGGCCTTGCCAGGTCACTGAGTGGAATGTCTGGGAAGAACTCTTGTAGTTTTTTAGCAGACACATGTCTTTGAATGTCTGCAATGCTGTCTAGGCCATAGCAAACCAGCTGGTGGGATCTGAGAGTGCCTCTTAAGGTGTTGACCCGAATTTTCAGGAGGTACCGCTTTGTCTTGACAAAGGCTTTCATGCCTCCTACACCATGGACTACAAGCGTGATGTCTTCACTTCTGAGATTGAGCCGACCTGCTGCCTCATGGGTGATATAATTTGTATCGGAAGCTAGGTCGATAAGGGTTCCAATTTTCTGCCCAGCATTTGCTGTTACCTCCAACAGCATCATGATGACAGGCCACTCCGCTAGGCCCCTCTCTACCAGAAGACTTGAATGACTCTTTGCAAGATGGGAGGTGCTCGCTGCCGTGTTACAGAATGCATCCCGACATTGTTTGGCTAATTCAGGTGAGAGTTTTCTGAAGAATTCCTCCTGGGCCTCGGTGTAATTCCTCCAGCTCTCACCTCCCACTGTGGTTTTTCTCCTCCTCTGAGCTGTACTGTCTCTGGATACCTCAGCACTGGGACACAGATAATAGTGATGGTCTGCAACTCTCTGCTCTCTACAATCAGGACTTTTGCACAGAAACAAAGTTTTGCAGTGATTACCCTCGTCATGGACCTCCAGACATTTCCAGCAGGCTCCCAGCTTCCGCACCGCATCCTTCTTCTCTGTGAGCTTGAGCACACGAAACCTTTTGCAGAAGTACAGTTTCTTCTTATGCTTGATGTCCCCACAGATTACACATCCTGAGAGGTTGCTACTTGACTGGATTGATGCTCTGGTCCTAGCCTGCCTTTGTTCAGGCCGGTTTTCTTTCCTCAGTGGCTCTTCATCCCTCAATTGATCCAGCTGTTCGTAGATGCTCTCTTGACTCTTGAGAAAGGCCAGAAGATAGTCGAAGCGCTTCTCTGGGTCAGTACTGCTTCTCTCAGCTGCATAAAGAAGCCACTCTTTCTTCAGTGCATCTGGAAGCTTACTTTCAATCGACTTTGTCACCAGAGGATTCTTTAAAGCACCAGTGTCACCCAGGTCACTCAGGTCTTCAAGGGCCTTCTCCACGGCTTGGATGAGCTCAACAATTTTCTTGGGCTGGTGACATTTTGCAGCTGGAAGTCTCTGGAGCTCCTCTACTATTTCAATAGCAATCGCAGTTTGGCTTCCAAACCGATTCTCTAGGACACGAAGAATGTCATCTGCTGTGTTATAGGTCATCAATCGAAGATCTCTCATTAATTTCTCATCCAAGCTGTCAAGAAGCTGAAACTTTTTGACTTCTTTTGACCCAGTGGGTTCTCCTTGCCTCTGGAGGGCCTCCCAGTCCCTTTTCCAGCGATGAAAGTCTCGCCTGATGCCAGTAAACTTGGGGAGGGAAGTAGGCTTCAGTCTAATGGCTGCTGTTGGATAGCTGATAGAAGCTGCACTCACAACTCTTTCGGCGTCTTCTTTAGCTTTTACTTGAATGAACTCAGCTTTTCTTGACATTAACTTGGGGATGATCTGCTCAAGACCTCTGACCCGCAGCTGGAAACCTTGTCGTTCAGCAGCAGGAGCCCAACACTTCCACTGTGCGTGCAGCTCTTTTGCCCTCTTAACCAGTTTTTCCATGTAATCAAACATGAAGTCATAAACCTCTTTATTTCCACCAGGTCCAAAGGATACCACCCTCTCTACTTCCTCCTCCGCAGCCTTCACTGCCATTGTCAGTTCCTCTTCTCCAAAGTTGGTCCAGAGTGTCTTTTGGATAAGCTCTTTGAGCTCATTCAACCTCATCTCGCACTCACTTGCGGTTTTCCCAATGTCGGCCTTTTGCTGCTCATCCAACCTGGGAACTCCTTCGGAATCTGGATCCAACTCGGCTTCTACAAGGTACTGGGCCCCTACATCATCATTGGCTTCCATGACCTTGTTGGCCTCAATTATGAGCTTTTTGAAACTGTCCCTGAGCTCCTCTTCAGGTGTGATGGCATACATTCGGACTACGTTGTTAGCCAGCCGTGAGAATTGTCGCTTTGCGGATGTCCTATTGCTCTTTAGCTGCTCCAGTGTCTTTGAGTCAGCCATCTTTTCAGCAGGATTGGGTGAGAGGATTTCCTGTTTTATCAGGCCTGGCTGGTTGCTGATCAGGATTCTTTGTTCCAGTCTTCACAgcggttttttttttactgtcaagtTCCCTCACTCTAGTGAAGTTCAACCCTGCAATTTCCCCCACTTGAAAGGGTATGCTTGCTCTTGAAGGTTTGGACTGGATTTTACTCAATGACCAGGAAtcaattctttcttttctttcttttatttgaatgttGCCATGGCCAAAAGCAGGTAAAAAAACCGACTCCTTCCTTGTTCAAACAAGCTTTAGTCCTGCAATATCACTTTTCAGGCCCAGTTTCTCCACACATCTTGCCAACCTGCTTTCTATCCTGTGAGTGACTCTGATTCCCTTAAAATCACTAGATCCTTCCCACCTGGTGACTAATTAACTATCTGCGGCTGGGTGCCACACCTAGCACCAAAACCACCCGGGCAGAAAGGGTGTGGTCTGTAGCTCAGCTCAACAGTAAGagtgttttcaaatgtaaatacTTTTAATTGCTTTTACATTTGGATATTTAGATATTATCATAGACTACTTCATCATGGCTAAATTGTAGGTTTCCCATTTATATCCTATGCAGTATTTTTTGCCCACAACAATTGCAAGGGATCATTATGAGCATTCACCCTTTTGTAATtatgtcttttgttgttgttattgatatatttatatagcaaGTGCACAAtacatatacacaatatatatatataatttatttttacttattttcatattatataaaaacagtCTTTACCATAAACTCTTAAAGTCTTTATCCAGCTCTgaggcatttatttttatttttatatttatttttctgttgtatGTTACTTCCTTTCATTTGAGGTCTTACCTCTCCACAGTGAAGGCTGTGATCGAACAGGAGGACACATTAATACCAAGGTACTGAAAGTAGGTGATGCCCAAGCACCCAGCATGCCCGTACACCCAGGTTGCCATCAAGCTCTCAGATATGTTCGGCAGACCCGCAGCCACCAGGACCATCAGGTCTGCCACAGCCAAGCTCACCAGATAGCAGTTGGTGGGTGTACGCATGTGCCGTGTGGTAAGAACCACCAGCACGACCATGACGTTTCCCACAATGCCCACACCACACACCAGCAGCACCAGGAACACAGATACTGTCTTATACTCCAGGGACTCAGACACAGCGTCCCCGGTCCCCACCAGAGAGATGTTGGTGGGGGTGTCCATTCTGGAGCTCACATTTTCTTGCATGATCAGTCCCCTTGGTGTAAGTATTTAAATACAAGATGTGAAGAAACTGGCTGAAATCAAATTAGTGGAGGAACAAAGAAAGCAGAATAAAATCTGtttgatattcaaaaaaaaaaaaaaaactgtgttcagTTCCAGCTTTTATTTATGTTCGTTTCTCTTATTAAGTATGTTGTTTAATTTTCCTGGCTTCAACAGCATAATGATGTTCATCTGCTGACCGCAGCCCATTATTTCTTCTGTAACAGTATCCTTCCATTAAAAGCCTTGAGGCTAGAAATCCAGAGGCTAATTTTTTCCCCCCACGTTAATGCAGGCGTCCAAACAATCGATCACTCTGGAATAAAAGATCGCAGAAGTCAGCAGGGAAAAAACAAGTCTCAAACACTGTTAAGAGGATTTCATAGCTGTCTGTTAATTACTAAATAACAGTCCATTTCATCTGGTGAAAATGGTGAGGTGGGGTGGGAGCGTCACATATAAAAATATCATGATGCAGACACAGACTTCCTATTTGTTCTCCCATAACACTTGCTCCAGTAAGGATTGTAGGAGACTTCCTCCGAACGTTATTATACAGGATGAGAAgcttttaattattcaaatgagACATTTTAAGTGGTGCATGGCGATAATAGGGAAAATCACAGAAAGACTTAAAGCCACAC
This sequence is a window from Carassius auratus strain Wakin chromosome 43, ASM336829v1, whole genome shotgun sequence. Protein-coding genes within it:
- the LOC113061492 gene encoding thyrotropin-releasing hormone receptor-like — encoded protein: MQENVSSRMDTPTNISLVGTGDAVSESLEYKTVSVFLVLLVCGVGIVGNVMVVLVVLTTRHMRTPTNCYLVSLAVADLMVLVAAGLPNISESLMATWVYGHAGCLGITYFQYLGINVSSCSITAFTVERYIAICHPMRAQTVCTVSRAKRIIAGVWAFTCVYCMLWLFLVDIQVNPDGRVQCGYRVSRDLYLPIYLIDFAIFYVIPLLLAIALYGLIARILYLNPLPHPPDSGTITAPTLRRSCKEPADAGKAGRQGRPKSAISSRKQVTKMLAVVVVLFALLWMPYRTLVLINSFVSTPYLDAWFLLFCRTCIYANSAINPVVYNLMSQKFRSAFRGLYRCHREDVHQRTLSMLQCGCSVGRDPRLCSNTNGTPKKISLVTPEQKPNKGMEVRKENMNELISDGVKNETEPSFKRHTVENCNIDELKSSVDKEVPTVENVDMSKINDNGKIMEESDNKAQDIIADVNYTEQTQLVAGEFKSTLEEAEQNDTGLNHSIV